From one Vanessa tameamea isolate UH-Manoa-2023 chromosome 9, ilVanTame1 primary haplotype, whole genome shotgun sequence genomic stretch:
- the LOC113395155 gene encoding ankyrin repeat domain-containing protein 27-like produces the protein MEGAYDEIISDNPFFIEFKNEYSNLFQHCISQSWIICVPRIGSLNTRVFTVEDFCAHVLVPSDELPETHYSTLTEKQVTVANKVITLEVTKGLPLQSHILFEETFYTEDFIKYKVWCVESPLEPNANVGDNAVTKDCLLSINDCIDLLWTQAAGRQVLDQIELNVQQFLKKHSSLPIALAPLRDAVSELYTQCLQSTLQNRRLREKCKVSKHLLENIKLSVECYMQHLLFDSLFKPICTICAYEDSHLNKKIRNMCDIQLRDLDIKKELYHAVPKAKQILSKIVTYNTVLEKVLCLKQALNAINKTDNTNNIVLLTADDLLPVFVFLLIKSGLPNWYSQLKYMKEFRFSGVGNGDGDESAFLITTLEAVIEHIQSGALAGPPNPESYYYETNLTEDNLNYINQRKNSLTESISTCDTNGREETLEYVFDLIKANNSEQVQMLLEKNQKHLESLQQNEKSALKLAENQDYNDEDDDDDDDEGYELEIYQKLCHPLCSCKKCCSKISKNLLKTSPTVSSRDSHGLTPLHVASIHGRANIVEILIDMGAKVNVTDLNECTSLHYSAARGHQNALLLLLHSGASINQTNIDKNTPLHLAVNNGHINCVKALIYFAEHGRKRLQINCTNEHGNTPLHLASKWGYEGIAKLLIENGAEPSLQNRNNKTAFDYAHNFKILQVLKSSTPNLYEYIHITSTDVKTLNCKTDNPVTMKLQNLKVKNNELNNVSKTVENLKRIERIFQAISYGDIKLACFYMNIKYENYINTNNITNRSSCHPLCECQLCKKTHQAVSDYDINFSDTNGLTALHFAARYGLDELCKILILNKANINICNKKGQTPLHLAALNNKTVVIRLLLDNGADINAIDFSGNTPLHDASEVGNIGASKILLNYNPNLNMLNGSDKSAIEVAKEKLHLTIIDLIEKHTNKIK, from the coding sequence ATGGAAGGTGCCTACGATGAAATAATTTCGGACAACCCGTTCTTTATAgagtttaaaaatgaatattctaaCTTATTTCAACATTGTATATCGCAGTCGTGGATAATATGTGTGCCTCGTATTGGAAGCTTAAACACACGAGTATTCACCGTCGAAGATTTCTGTGCTCATGTGTTAGTGCCTAGTGACGAATTACCTGAAACACATTACAGCACTCTCACCGAGAAACAAGTCACCGTTGCCAATAAAGTGATTACACTCGAAGTTACCAAAGGCTTGCCACTACAAAGTCACATATTGTTTGAAGAAACATTCTATACTGAAgactttatcaaatataaagtaTGGTGTGTGGAAAGTCCTCTAGAACCAAATGCCAATGTGGGTGATAATGCTGTGACTAAAGATTGTCTTTTATCTATAAATGACTGTATTGACTTGCTCTGGACACAAGCAGCAGGTCGTCAAGTACTAGATCAAATAGAACTTAATGTCCAACAATTTCTCAAGAAACATTCAAGCCTGCCTATAGCTCTTGCTCCATTGAGAGATGCGGTAAGTGAATTGTACACACAATGTCTTCAAAGTACTTTGCAAAACCGCAGGCTCCGTGAGAAATGTAAAGTATCCAAACatttacttgaaaatataaaattatctgttGAATGCTACAtgcaacatttattatttgactCACTGTTCAAGCCAATCTGTACAATATGTGCTTATGAGGACtcccatttaaataaaaagataagaaACATGTGTGACATTCAACTCCGAGATCTTGACATTAAAAAGGAGTTGTATCACGCTGTGCCCAAAGCAAAACAAATCCTTTcaaaaattgttacatataataCTGTTCTGGAAAAAGTTCTTTGTTTAAAACAAGCATTAAATGCCATTAATAAAACAGACAACACTAATAATATTGTGCTGTTAACTGCAGATGACTTATTACctgtttttgtgtttttactTATCAAATCTGGTTTACCTAATTGGTATAGCcaacttaaatatatgaaaGAATTCCGATTTAGTGGTGTTGGAAATGGTGATGGCGATGAAAGtgcatttttaataactacCTTAGAAGCTGTTATTGAACATATTCAATCGGGAGCTCTTGCTGGCCCCCCTAATCCAGaatcttattattatgaaactaaCCTCACAgaagacaatttaaattatattaatcagagaaaaaatagtttaacaGAATCAATATCGACATGTGATACAAATGGCAGAGAGGAAACCCTGGAATATGTCTTTGATCTGATTAAAGCAAACAATTCTGAACAAGTACAAATGTTgttagaaaaaaatcaaaaacatttagAAAGTCTGCAGCAAAATGAAAAAAGTGCCCTAAAGTTAGCTGAAAATCAGGACTAcaatgatgaagatgatgatgatgatgatgatgaaggaTATGAATTGGAAATATACCAAAAACTTTGTCATCCTTTATGTAGTTGTAAAAAATGCTGCTCTAAAATTTCAAAGAATCTCCTGAAAACTTCACCAACTGTGTCATCAAGAGACAGTCATGGCTTAACTCCGTTACATGTCGCATCTATACATGGTAGAGCAAATATAGTGGAAATTCTTATTGACATGGGAGCAAAAGTCAATGTAACTGACCTCAATGAGTGCACATCTTTGCATTATTCTGCAGCTCGGGGACATCAGAATGCTTTGCTATTATTGTTACATTCTGGAGCATCTATTAATCAGACAAATATTGACAAGAATACTCCATTACACTTAGCAGTCAATAATGGACACATAAATTGCGTTAAAGCTCTTATATATTTTGCAGAACATGGTCGAAAAAGacttcaaataaattgtacaaacGAACATGGAAATACTCCATTACATTTAGCTTCAAAGTGGGGCTATGAAGGCATAGCCAAATTACTAATAGAAAATGGTGCAGAACCATCGCTACAAAACCGTAATAACAAAACTGCATTTGATTATGCtcataattttaagatattacaaGTGCTTAAATCAAGTACACCTAATCTGTATGAATATATCCACATTACGAGTACAGATGTGAAGACATTAAATTGTAAAACTGATAATCCTGTAACAATGAAATTGCAAaatcttaaagtaaaaaataatgaattgaaTAATGTCTCAAAAACTGTAGAAAATTTAAAGAGAATAGAAAGAATTTTTCAAGCAATATCTTATGGTGATATTAAACTTGCTTGTTTTTACATGAACATTaagtatgaaaattatattaatacaaataatataacaaataggtCATCTTGCCATCCTCTCTGTGAATGTCAACTCTGTAAAAAAACCCACCAGGCAGTGTCTGACTATGACATCAACTTTTCTGATACTAACGGGTTGACAGCCCTACATTTTGCCGCAAGATATGGCTTAGATGAACTATGCAAAATTCTTATACTCAACAAAGCCAATATAAATATCTGCAATAAGAAAGGTCAAACACCTTTACATTTGGctgctttaaataataaaactgttgtaATTCGTTTATTACTTGATAATGGAGCGGATATAAATGCAATAGATTTTTCTGGCAACACACCATTACATGACGCAAGTGAAGTTGGCAACATTGGTGcatctaaaattttattgaattataatccgaatttaaatatgttgaaCGGATCTGATAAGTCTGCGATTGAAGTGGCTAAAGAAAAACttcatttaacaataatagatttaattgaaaaacatacaaataaaattaagtaa